In Nocardioides sp. InS609-2, a single genomic region encodes these proteins:
- a CDS encoding adenylosuccinate synthase, with the protein MPAIIVLGAQWGDEGKGKATDLLTTTETIDYCVRTSGGHNAGHTIVVDGEKFATHLLPSSILTEGTTSVIANGVVVSPEALFREIDGLEARGVPAGERLVVSANAHVIASYHSTVDKVTERFLGKNKIGTTGRGIGPAYADKINRLGIRIADLFDEKILLAKVEASLEMKNHLLAKVYNRRAVEAEAVVEELLSYLDRLRPMVIDSSLLLNTALDDGKTVLFEGAQATMLDVDHGTYPFVTSSSAVAGGVCTGAGVGPTRIDRVIGVIKAYTTRVGSGPFPTELFDADGEKLWKVGGEVGVSTGRDRRCGWYDAVIARYATRVNGLTDLFLTKLDVLSSWETVPVCVAYEIDGVRHDEMPMTQTEFHHAKPVYEHLDGWWEDISGCRTFADLPKNAQAYVLALEEMSGTRIWGVGVGPGREQTLVVHD; encoded by the coding sequence ATGCCCGCGATCATTGTTCTGGGTGCCCAGTGGGGCGACGAGGGCAAGGGCAAGGCGACCGACCTGCTCACCACGACCGAGACGATCGACTACTGCGTCCGCACCAGCGGCGGGCACAACGCAGGTCACACGATCGTGGTCGACGGCGAGAAGTTCGCGACGCACCTACTGCCCAGCAGCATCCTCACCGAGGGCACCACGTCGGTGATCGCCAACGGCGTGGTCGTCTCCCCGGAGGCGCTGTTCCGCGAGATCGACGGCCTCGAGGCGCGCGGCGTGCCGGCCGGCGAGCGCCTGGTGGTCTCGGCCAACGCGCACGTCATCGCGTCGTACCACTCGACGGTCGACAAGGTCACCGAGCGCTTCCTCGGCAAGAACAAGATCGGCACCACCGGTCGCGGCATCGGCCCGGCCTACGCCGACAAGATCAACCGCCTCGGCATCCGCATCGCCGACCTCTTCGACGAGAAGATCCTGCTCGCCAAGGTCGAGGCCTCGCTCGAGATGAAGAACCATCTGCTCGCGAAGGTCTACAACCGCCGCGCGGTCGAGGCCGAGGCGGTCGTCGAGGAGCTGCTGTCGTACCTCGACCGGTTGCGCCCGATGGTCATCGACTCCTCGCTGCTGCTCAACACGGCGCTCGACGACGGCAAGACGGTGCTGTTCGAGGGTGCCCAGGCGACGATGCTCGACGTCGACCACGGCACATATCCGTTCGTCACGTCGTCGAGTGCGGTCGCCGGTGGCGTGTGCACCGGCGCCGGCGTCGGCCCGACCCGCATCGACCGGGTCATCGGTGTCATCAAGGCCTACACCACCCGCGTCGGCTCGGGCCCGTTCCCGACCGAGCTGTTCGACGCCGACGGCGAGAAGCTGTGGAAGGTCGGCGGTGAGGTGGGCGTCTCCACCGGTCGCGACCGCCGCTGCGGCTGGTACGACGCCGTCATCGCCCGCTACGCCACCCGCGTCAACGGTCTCACCGACCTGTTCCTCACCAAGCTCGACGTGCTGTCGAGCTGGGAGACGGTGCCGGTGTGCGTCGCCTACGAGATCGACGGCGTGCGCCACGACGAGATGCCGATGACCCAGACCGAGTTCCACCACGCGAAGCCGGTCTACGAGCACCTCGACGGCTGGTGGGAGGACATCTCCGGCTGCCGCACGTTCGCCGACCTGCCCAAGAACGCGCAGGCCTACGTGCTCGCGCTCGAGGAGATGTCGGGCACCCGCATCTGGGGAGTCGGCGTCGGCCCGGGCCGCGAGCAGACACTCGTCGTGCACGACTGA
- a CDS encoding diacylglycerol kinase family protein, which yields MDPLLVITNSGAGTADQEALDLALAILRDGASIEVASTANPGELDGVLHRAGSRRIVVAGGDGSLHAVVSALHRRNDLTDSVLALLPLGTGNDFARIAGIPIDIEAAARLVLEGEVRPVDLIVDETGEVVVNNVHVGTGAQASRKGHRWKRRLHAVGIGKVNLGKVGYPIGTALAAFHPPQLRVRVEVDGEVVNDLAHPVLMVAVGNGAFIGGGTELTPDADPETGTAEVMISRAVRPMAKLGYVLALRRGEHHERDDVQTLRGTTITVAGEPFYVSADGEIYGPERSRSWRVERAAYSMVLPAAGHGVAPEDQP from the coding sequence GTGGACCCCCTCCTCGTGATCACCAACAGCGGCGCTGGCACGGCCGACCAGGAAGCACTGGACCTGGCTCTCGCCATCCTCCGGGACGGTGCGTCGATCGAGGTCGCGTCCACGGCCAACCCCGGAGAGCTCGACGGTGTCCTGCACCGGGCCGGATCCCGCCGGATCGTGGTGGCCGGCGGCGACGGCAGCCTGCACGCCGTGGTCTCGGCCCTGCACCGGCGCAACGACCTCACCGACAGCGTGCTCGCCCTGCTGCCCCTCGGCACCGGCAACGACTTCGCCCGCATCGCGGGCATCCCGATCGACATCGAGGCGGCGGCCCGGCTGGTGCTCGAGGGCGAGGTGCGACCGGTCGACCTGATCGTCGACGAGACCGGCGAGGTCGTGGTCAACAACGTGCACGTCGGCACCGGGGCCCAGGCCAGCCGCAAGGGCCACCGCTGGAAGAGGCGACTGCACGCCGTGGGGATCGGCAAGGTCAACCTCGGCAAGGTCGGCTACCCGATCGGCACCGCGCTCGCGGCGTTCCACCCGCCCCAGCTGCGGGTGCGTGTCGAGGTCGACGGCGAGGTCGTCAACGACCTGGCCCACCCGGTACTGATGGTGGCGGTCGGTAACGGCGCCTTCATCGGCGGCGGCACCGAGCTCACGCCCGACGCCGACCCCGAGACGGGCACGGCCGAGGTGATGATCTCCCGCGCCGTACGCCCGATGGCCAAGCTCGGCTACGTGCTGGCCCTGCGCCGCGGCGAGCACCATGAGCGCGATGACGTGCAGACGTTGCGGGGGACGACGATCACGGTCGCCGGTGAGCCGTTCTACGTCTCGGCCGACGGCGAGATCTACGGGCCGGAACGGTCGCGCTCGTGGCGCGTCGAGCGGGCGGCGTACTCCATGGTGCTGCCGGCAGCAGGGCACGGGGTCGCCCCGGAGGACCAGCCCTAG
- a CDS encoding DNA-binding response regulator: MPMRPVAAALGIPPAVDRLYRQVYAARGTPVDDVARSLMRTREELLAELAAMISSGVVRIENDVLYVASPAESLGLMVAKESRTAQATASRLEALSRAVPFLGEGASQVQEAADSLAIDGEVFTGGNVPQTLVRWIEETSGEVLFLRPDQWRMSSESMMFQATMSAVRAGRVVRAIYPARALEEAPDVLVGRARAGEQIRVVPEVHTRLAIVGAARAMLPDPPGVANDRRLVIRQQGLVEMLVAYFDALWDSAAAVPHLDTGDARPDLRRLLLTQLAAGSKDEQIARTLGMSLRTIRRRIHALMSDLGVDTRFAAGVEAVRRGWI; encoded by the coding sequence GACGTCGCCCGGAGCCTGATGCGCACCCGCGAGGAGCTGCTGGCCGAGCTCGCCGCCATGATCTCGTCGGGCGTCGTACGCATCGAGAACGACGTCCTGTACGTCGCGTCGCCGGCCGAGTCGCTCGGGCTGATGGTGGCCAAGGAGAGCCGCACGGCCCAGGCGACGGCGAGCCGCCTCGAAGCCCTGTCGCGCGCGGTGCCGTTCCTCGGCGAGGGCGCCTCCCAGGTCCAGGAGGCCGCCGACTCGCTGGCCATCGACGGCGAGGTCTTCACCGGCGGCAACGTGCCGCAGACCCTGGTGCGGTGGATCGAGGAGACGTCGGGGGAAGTGCTGTTCCTCCGGCCCGACCAGTGGCGGATGTCGAGCGAGTCGATGATGTTCCAGGCCACGATGAGCGCGGTGCGCGCCGGCCGCGTGGTCCGCGCGATCTACCCGGCCCGGGCGCTCGAGGAAGCCCCCGACGTGCTGGTCGGCCGCGCACGCGCCGGTGAGCAGATCCGCGTCGTACCCGAGGTGCACACCCGGCTCGCCATCGTCGGCGCCGCCCGCGCGATGCTGCCCGACCCGCCCGGCGTGGCCAACGACCGCCGGCTGGTCATCCGGCAACAAGGGCTGGTCGAGATGCTGGTCGCCTACTTCGACGCGCTGTGGGACTCCGCCGCCGCCGTACCCCATCTCGACACGGGCGACGCGCGCCCCGACCTCAGGCGGCTGCTGCTCACCCAGCTGGCCGCGGGGTCGAAGGACGAGCAGATCGCGCGCACGCTGGGCATGAGCCTGCGCACGATCCGGCGCCGCATCCACGCGCTGATGAGCGACCTGGGCGTCGATACGCGCTTCGCGGCCGGCGTCGAGGCCGTCCGCCGCGGCTGGATCTAA